Proteins from one Cellulosilyticum lentocellum DSM 5427 genomic window:
- a CDS encoding cytosine deaminase → MIIKNAKLEDKAQLVDIKIENGCFTEIAPMIEAGEHEEIIDAKGWLVVPPFVEPHIHLDTTLTAGEPRWNESGTLFEGIQCWSERKEALNKEDVKNRARQAIKWQVANGIQFIRTHVDTTDPELTAIKALVELREELKDFVTLQIVAFPQEGILSYPNGLELLEEALKLGADVIGAIPHFEFTREYGVASIEKIFELAKKYDVLIDVHCDEIDDEQSRFIEVVATKAYENQMGHKVTASHTTAMHSYNGAYAYKLFRLLKMSGINFVANPLVNIHLQGRFDTYPKRRGITRVKEMLEADINVCFGHDDIFDPWYPLGTGNMLQVLHMGLHVCQIMGYGQINESLKLIGKNSAKALNIQNQYGIEVGKPANLIILPAENGYDAVRRQVPVAYSIRKGKVIAQTQISETTVYLEKEEVVDFKK, encoded by the coding sequence GTGATTATTAAAAATGCGAAATTAGAAGATAAGGCTCAGTTAGTAGATATTAAAATTGAAAATGGGTGCTTTACTGAAATTGCTCCTATGATAGAAGCAGGAGAGCATGAAGAAATTATTGATGCTAAGGGATGGCTTGTAGTACCACCCTTTGTAGAACCACATATTCACTTAGATACAACCTTGACAGCAGGTGAGCCAAGATGGAATGAAAGCGGGACACTTTTTGAAGGTATTCAATGTTGGTCAGAGCGAAAAGAAGCTTTAAATAAAGAAGACGTTAAAAATAGAGCAAGACAAGCCATTAAATGGCAAGTGGCTAATGGGATTCAGTTTATCCGTACCCATGTAGATACAACAGATCCAGAATTAACAGCCATTAAAGCTTTAGTAGAACTAAGAGAAGAGCTAAAAGACTTTGTAACCTTGCAAATCGTTGCCTTCCCACAAGAAGGAATTTTATCTTATCCTAATGGATTAGAGCTATTAGAAGAAGCTTTAAAATTAGGGGCAGATGTTATTGGCGCCATTCCACACTTTGAATTTACTAGAGAATACGGGGTAGCCTCTATTGAGAAAATCTTTGAGCTAGCGAAAAAATATGATGTTTTAATTGATGTACATTGTGATGAAATTGATGATGAACAATCACGTTTTATTGAAGTAGTTGCTACTAAAGCTTATGAAAATCAAATGGGACATAAAGTAACAGCAAGCCATACAACAGCCATGCATTCTTATAATGGAGCATATGCTTATAAGCTGTTTAGACTGCTTAAAATGTCAGGCATTAATTTCGTAGCTAATCCACTGGTGAATATTCACTTACAAGGACGTTTTGACACTTATCCAAAACGTCGTGGGATTACGAGAGTGAAAGAAATGCTAGAAGCAGATATTAATGTATGCTTTGGTCATGATGATATCTTTGACCCATGGTATCCATTAGGGACAGGCAATATGCTTCAAGTGCTTCATATGGGCTTACATGTCTGCCAAATCATGGGCTATGGCCAAATTAATGAAAGCCTTAAGCTTATCGGAAAAAATAGTGCAAAAGCATTAAATATTCAAAACCAATATGGCATTGAAGTGGGTAAACCAGCCAACCTCATTATTCTTCCAGCAGAGAATGGGTATGATGCCGTAAGAAGACAAGTACCAGTTGCGTATTCTATAAGAAAAGGAAAGGTTATTGCTCAAACACAGATTAGTGAAACGACTGTTTATTTAGAGAAAGAAGAAGTGGTTGATTTTAAGAAATAG
- a CDS encoding DUF1292 domain-containing protein — translation MNEYEVISIPVSDGTEREFAIMDTFEVRRKTYMAVSLVEEDEIKEGVYIYRYYNAEDGDVIIEEIAEPDEYSKAVAAYEKR, via the coding sequence ATGAATGAATATGAAGTAATCAGTATTCCTGTATCAGATGGAACGGAGAGAGAGTTTGCAATTATGGATACCTTTGAGGTGAGACGTAAAACGTATATGGCGGTATCTTTAGTTGAAGAGGATGAAATTAAAGAAGGCGTATATATTTATCGTTATTATAATGCTGAAGATGGAGACGTGATTATAGAAGAGATTGCAGAACCTGATGAATACAGTAAAGCAGTAGCAGCATATGAAAAGAGATAG